A genomic stretch from Candidatus Nitrososphaera gargensis Ga9.2 includes:
- a CDS encoding nicotinamide-nucleotide adenylyltransferase, protein MTTTSSRGLMAGRFQPFHSGHLALAKQILEECDELVVVIGSAQFNFIDKDPFTAGERVLMIHEALKETGIDLAKCYVIPVPNDENNARWIAYLRSMVPSFDVLYSGNDFVKHLVLSQDPRLAVKSPKFAKKEEYNGTNIRRLMLAGGQWKRLVPPAVARVIEQVNGIERMRVLAGSDSNPQRW, encoded by the coding sequence ATGACCACCACCAGCAGCAGGGGCTTGATGGCAGGCAGGTTCCAGCCGTTCCACAGCGGCCATCTTGCCTTGGCAAAGCAGATTCTGGAGGAGTGCGATGAGCTGGTAGTAGTCATCGGCAGCGCCCAGTTCAACTTTATCGACAAGGACCCTTTCACTGCCGGCGAGAGGGTGCTCATGATACATGAAGCGCTCAAAGAGACCGGAATCGACCTTGCCAAGTGTTACGTGATCCCGGTCCCAAATGACGAGAACAACGCCCGGTGGATCGCCTACCTCAGGTCGATGGTCCCATCCTTTGACGTGCTCTACTCTGGCAACGACTTTGTAAAGCACCTTGTGCTTTCTCAAGACCCCCGGCTCGCTGTCAAGAGCCCCAAGTTCGCAAAAAAGGAGGAGTACAACGGCACCAACATCCGCCGCCTCATGCTGGCCGGCGGGCAATGGAAGCGCCTCGTGCCGCCAGCGGTGGCAAGGGTGATCGAACAGGTAAACGGGATAGAGAGGATGAGGGTGCTGGCCGGCTCTGACAGCAACCCTCAGAGGTGGTAG
- a CDS encoding adenosylhomocysteinase: MPGKIADTKLAAKGRLSHEWALRRMGIIEKIRSKNEREQPLAGLRLGICLHITKETSVLAMAAKSLGAEIAICSANPLSAQDDIAAFLYEQGMHVYAWRGETKAQYQQCIQSVLAFKPAIVTDDGGDLHAAAHCQQKARNIIVGGTEETTSGVKRLAALQAAGKLLYPVIAVNNARTKYLFDNRHGTGQSTLDGILRATDMLLAGKNVVVCGYGWVGKGVASRARGMGATVTVTEVDPVRAIEAKMDGFAVSRLSDAAPAGDVFITCTGQTGVIRKEHFLKMKDGAVLANAGHFDVEIDTGALYATARPTQVRPNVERFIVNGKRLFLLSKGRVVNLVAAEGHPPEVMALSFANQLLSILHVAKNHDKMERKVHSVPEKIDEQVARYALGAMGIKIDEMTKEQRHYQASSS, from the coding sequence ATGCCCGGCAAGATAGCAGACACAAAGCTTGCAGCCAAGGGCAGGCTGTCGCATGAATGGGCTTTGCGCCGGATGGGCATAATTGAAAAAATAAGATCAAAGAATGAACGCGAGCAGCCGTTGGCGGGCCTGCGGCTTGGCATCTGCCTCCACATTACAAAGGAGACGTCTGTGCTTGCAATGGCCGCAAAGAGCCTGGGCGCAGAGATTGCAATCTGCTCTGCAAACCCGCTATCAGCTCAGGATGATATTGCCGCCTTTCTCTACGAGCAGGGAATGCACGTCTATGCGTGGCGTGGCGAGACAAAGGCCCAGTACCAGCAGTGCATCCAGAGCGTCCTTGCGTTCAAGCCAGCCATAGTGACCGACGACGGCGGCGACCTGCATGCTGCGGCTCACTGTCAGCAGAAAGCAAGAAACATCATCGTTGGCGGCACCGAGGAGACGACCTCTGGTGTGAAAAGGCTGGCCGCGCTGCAGGCTGCCGGCAAGCTGCTCTACCCTGTGATAGCGGTCAACAACGCGCGCACGAAATACCTCTTTGATAATAGGCACGGCACAGGCCAGAGCACATTGGATGGCATACTGCGCGCGACAGACATGCTGCTTGCTGGCAAGAATGTGGTCGTTTGCGGCTACGGCTGGGTGGGCAAGGGTGTGGCCTCCCGGGCACGAGGCATGGGCGCCACCGTGACAGTGACCGAGGTAGACCCGGTGAGAGCAATCGAAGCAAAGATGGACGGGTTCGCGGTATCAAGGCTATCTGATGCTGCGCCTGCAGGCGACGTTTTTATCACGTGCACCGGCCAGACAGGGGTGATAAGGAAGGAGCATTTCCTGAAAATGAAGGACGGCGCCGTTCTGGCAAACGCGGGTCACTTTGACGTTGAGATTGATACTGGCGCGCTCTATGCCACCGCCCGGCCCACGCAGGTCCGGCCAAATGTCGAGCGCTTTATTGTGAACGGCAAGAGGCTGTTTCTGCTGTCAAAGGGGCGTGTGGTCAATCTGGTTGCGGCAGAAGGCCACCCGCCAGAAGTTATGGCGCTGTCGTTTGCCAATCAGCTTTTATCGATACTGCATGTTGCAAAAAACCATGACAAAATGGAAAGAAAAGTGCACAGCGTGCCGGAAAAGATAGACGAGCAGGTTGCAAGGTACGCGCTTGGCGCCATGGGAATAAAGATAGACGAAATGACAAAAGAGCAGAGACATTATCAAGCCTCCTCCAGTTAG
- a CDS encoding zinc-ribbon domain-containing protein translates to MHSSEGEAEIKEEAIARIKVRINDITCLRCTKKNPLGSKFCRHCGNKL, encoded by the coding sequence TTGCACTCATCAGAGGGAGAAGCAGAGATCAAGGAAGAGGCGATTGCGCGCATAAAGGTTCGAATCAATGACATCACGTGCTTGCGCTGTACAAAGAAAAATCCTCTTGGGAGTAAGTTCTGCCGCCACTGCGGAAACAAGCTCTAG
- a CDS encoding pirin family protein, with the protein MIEIIRSSEHYHNEEDWLSTYWHFSFAHYQNPDKMNFGPLRVFNDDIIQPETGFDLHPHRDMEIVTYVIDGELEHRDNQGNHGIIQPGEIQSMTAGSGILQSEYNHSKEKLLRLLQMCIFANKRGLDPSWEQRRFDRAARLNRLLPVIVPENIKNGQALHIHQDAAIYVSSLTPGSRVEHKLAKDRKANVFVIEGKVKLNDNNSIETRDATKVENENRLSIQADGRPAELILLDLLEKYAVNNN; encoded by the coding sequence ATGATAGAGATAATCAGATCAAGCGAGCATTACCATAACGAGGAGGACTGGCTCTCAACCTACTGGCACTTTTCGTTTGCCCATTACCAGAACCCGGACAAGATGAACTTTGGCCCACTGCGCGTCTTTAACGACGACATCATACAGCCGGAGACCGGCTTTGACCTGCACCCGCATCGCGACATGGAGATAGTGACCTATGTCATTGACGGCGAGCTTGAGCACAGGGACAACCAAGGCAATCATGGCATTATCCAGCCCGGCGAGATCCAGAGTATGACTGCCGGCTCTGGCATACTGCAGTCGGAGTACAACCACTCAAAGGAAAAGCTGCTGAGGCTGCTGCAGATGTGTATATTTGCAAACAAGCGCGGGCTTGACCCTTCATGGGAGCAGCGCAGGTTTGACAGGGCAGCAAGGTTGAACAGGCTGCTGCCAGTGATCGTGCCAGAGAACATAAAGAACGGGCAGGCGCTCCACATACACCAAGACGCAGCAATCTATGTCTCATCATTAACTCCGGGAAGCAGAGTAGAGCACAAGCTTGCAAAGGATCGCAAGGCGAATGTATTCGTAATAGAAGGCAAGGTAAAGCTCAACGACAACAATTCAATAGAGACAAGGGACGCAACAAAGGTTGAAAACGAAAACAGGCTGTCGATACAGGCTGATGGCAGGCCGGCCGAGCTGATACTGCTCGACCTGCTGGAAAAGTACGCCGTCAACAACAACTGA
- the cysS gene encoding cysteine--tRNA ligase, with amino-acid sequence MKLYSTLSRQLEELKPQDNSTVRMYVCGVTVYDDSHIGHARTVIVFDTLRRYLLSKGYRVVFVQNFTDVDDKIINRARAEGKKAEEISEKYIDSYFRDFGGLNVMPADYHPKATEHINEMIHLIDGLMKKGHAYLTLNGIYFRVKSFPGYGKLSRKPVEELESGARIEVDPTKEDPLDFALWKFSSEDPNWPSPWGKGRPGWHIECSAMSLKYLGETFEIHGGGHDLVFPHHENEIAQSESYTGKQFAKIWIHSGMVTINSQKMSKSLGNIVTIEQALKSWGMNPLRLYCLSVHYAKPLDYTDELLKESVQRWRQIETCAFELRSAAAGSSGGGEVDAVHKMCDESMKAFEAAMDDDMNTSLALTEFLKLVTRMNQYAAAEKLTKEMADAALPTFNRIMNNILGLKTVEAGEEERKEIERLVAARNSLRAEKKFKEADEIRKKLLERSVELLDHKGRTVWVKRERPE; translated from the coding sequence TTGAAATTATACAGCACGCTCAGCCGCCAGCTGGAGGAGCTAAAACCACAAGACAACAGCACCGTGAGGATGTACGTCTGCGGCGTAACAGTCTATGATGACTCGCACATCGGCCACGCGCGCACTGTAATAGTGTTTGATACGCTGCGCAGGTACCTGCTGTCAAAAGGCTACAGGGTCGTGTTTGTGCAAAATTTCACAGATGTCGACGACAAGATAATCAACCGCGCAAGGGCAGAGGGCAAAAAGGCGGAGGAAATATCTGAAAAATACATTGATAGCTACTTTCGCGATTTTGGCGGGCTGAACGTCATGCCGGCGGATTATCATCCAAAGGCGACAGAGCACATAAACGAAATGATCCATCTTATTGACGGCCTGATGAAAAAGGGCCACGCCTATCTGACGCTAAACGGCATTTACTTTCGGGTCAAGTCGTTCCCCGGCTACGGCAAGCTGTCAAGAAAGCCGGTGGAAGAGCTCGAGTCCGGCGCCAGAATAGAAGTCGACCCTACAAAGGAAGACCCGCTTGACTTTGCGCTCTGGAAGTTCTCATCAGAGGACCCCAATTGGCCGAGCCCGTGGGGCAAGGGGAGGCCCGGCTGGCACATCGAGTGCTCTGCAATGTCGCTCAAGTACCTCGGCGAGACGTTTGAGATCCACGGCGGCGGCCACGATCTGGTCTTCCCGCACCACGAAAACGAGATCGCCCAGTCAGAGTCGTACACGGGCAAGCAGTTTGCCAAGATATGGATCCACTCTGGCATGGTCACGATAAACTCACAAAAGATGAGCAAGTCGCTTGGCAACATCGTCACCATAGAGCAGGCGCTGAAGAGCTGGGGCATGAACCCTCTCCGGCTCTACTGTCTATCGGTGCATTACGCCAAGCCGCTTGATTACACCGACGAATTGCTGAAAGAGTCCGTGCAGAGGTGGCGTCAGATAGAGACCTGCGCCTTTGAGCTGCGCTCCGCAGCTGCTGGCAGCAGCGGAGGAGGCGAGGTTGACGCGGTGCACAAGATGTGTGACGAATCGATGAAGGCGTTTGAAGCAGCGATGGATGACGACATGAACACATCACTTGCGCTGACGGAATTCCTGAAGCTTGTCACAAGAATGAACCAGTATGCCGCAGCAGAAAAGCTGACAAAAGAGATGGCGGACGCGGCACTGCCAACATTCAACAGGATAATGAATAACATCCTCGGGCTCAAGACAGTCGAGGCCGGAGAAGAGGAAAGAAAAGAGATAGAGAGGCTAGTGGCAGCGCGCAACAGCCTGCGGGCGGAAAAGAAGTTCAAGGAGGCAGACGAGATCAGGAAAAAGCTGCTGGAGCGCTCGGTAGAGCTCTTGGATCACAAAGGCAGGACAGTGTGGGTCAAGCGGGAAAGGCCGGAATAG
- a CDS encoding NADPH-dependent FMN reductase — MKTTFNVLGVAGSTRRGSYSAQALNIALEHAKKQGAEVRLLQAKLPLYDPNAPASKEVEEAAEAVAWADAIILASPDYHGSMSGALKNFLDYFYEEFAGKLFGYIVASHEKGLTVMDQMRTAVRQCYGWSMPYGVSVNGPQDFSGDKIVNSRLSKRVQMMARDLVVYGRLINGQFVRDLGSSEQDTFAAHYRP; from the coding sequence ATGAAAACGACTTTTAATGTCCTAGGGGTGGCAGGGAGCACGCGCAGAGGCTCGTACAGCGCGCAGGCGCTCAACATTGCGCTAGAACATGCCAAAAAGCAGGGAGCAGAAGTGCGCCTGCTTCAAGCGAAATTACCGCTGTACGACCCTAACGCGCCGGCATCAAAAGAAGTGGAAGAGGCGGCCGAGGCGGTAGCTTGGGCTGATGCGATCATACTTGCGTCGCCGGACTATCACGGCTCGATGTCAGGCGCCCTCAAGAACTTTCTTGACTACTTTTATGAGGAGTTTGCCGGCAAGCTCTTTGGCTACATTGTCGCGTCCCACGAGAAGGGCCTGACGGTGATGGACCAGATGAGGACGGCGGTGCGCCAGTGCTACGGCTGGAGCATGCCATATGGCGTCTCGGTGAACGGCCCGCAGGACTTTTCAGGCGACAAAATAGTGAACTCAAGGCTGTCAAAACGGGTACAGATGATGGCCCGGGACTTGGTCGTTTATGGCAGGCTAATAAACGGCCAGTTTGTGCGCGATCTTGGATCAAGCGAGCAGGACACGTTTGCAGCTCACTACAGGCCGTAG
- a CDS encoding Rieske (2Fe-2S) protein translates to MAFVKVAQRGEIKENGGKELNINGTRVALFYANGKYYAIEALCRHQDGSLAPGKIDGEVVECPLHSWHYNIRTGELLDYLEGVKLTTYKVDVRGNDIYIDV, encoded by the coding sequence TTGGCATTTGTCAAGGTCGCCCAGAGGGGCGAGATCAAGGAGAACGGCGGCAAGGAGCTCAACATCAACGGCACGAGGGTCGCGCTCTTTTACGCAAACGGCAAGTACTACGCCATCGAGGCGCTCTGCCGTCACCAAGACGGATCGCTAGCGCCGGGCAAGATAGATGGCGAAGTTGTAGAGTGCCCGCTGCATTCGTGGCACTACAACATAAGGACGGGTGAGCTGCTCGACTACCTTGAAGGGGTCAAGCTGACGACCTACAAAGTGGACGTCCGGGGAAACGATATTTACATCGACGTCTAG
- the metG gene encoding methionine--tRNA ligase, producing the protein MPDSTKSAVVTSALPYANGEIHLGHIASTYLPADIFTRFSRLNGVKAYHICATDDFGTPILIRAEKEKKSPEEYVALWNRRDYEDFSSLGISFDFFYKTSSKENVEFVQYVFKKLQKNGHIYDQNVIQFYCTFDDKFLPDRYVIGKCPYCGAENQYSDLCEKCGRVPDQILEPKCAICGRPPVKKESKHYFFRLSSFGEKLKEWLSANQNLQPEVRNYVINWINEGLQDWDITRDLSWGVPIPGAEGKVFYGWFDNHLCYISSLVKFISDKKGGDGKKFWNESDIYHFIGKDIVYHHYLFLPAMRLGIDSEYKLPDYIPTRGHLMLQNQKISKSRNWYIGLRDFTSAFNPDYLRFYIASVVTYSQDDLNFDFDAFYERINNELIANVGNFVNRALSFTQKSFGGKVPEPANIDDSLGKELAAAVDEAGSLLAGNEIDKALKRVLKYSSFMNQYFQANTPWANKDTANTTLYVSVNAVRSLAILLEPFIPFSCEKIWSQLKMGGGSVHEQAWESAKDLRAVAPGHELGKVEPIFRKIEAKEIEQWKNKLGKP; encoded by the coding sequence ATGCCGGATAGCACCAAGAGCGCGGTAGTCACCAGCGCACTCCCCTACGCAAACGGAGAAATACACCTCGGGCACATAGCCTCCACCTACCTGCCGGCAGACATTTTCACACGCTTTTCAAGGCTCAACGGGGTAAAGGCGTACCACATCTGCGCCACCGACGACTTTGGCACCCCCATACTGATAAGGGCAGAGAAGGAGAAAAAGAGCCCAGAAGAGTACGTCGCGCTGTGGAACAGGCGCGACTATGAAGATTTTAGCTCGCTTGGCATTTCGTTTGACTTTTTCTACAAGACAAGCTCGAAGGAAAATGTCGAGTTTGTCCAGTACGTCTTTAAAAAATTGCAGAAAAATGGGCATATCTATGACCAGAACGTCATCCAGTTTTACTGCACTTTTGACGACAAGTTCCTGCCGGACCGCTACGTGATAGGCAAGTGCCCCTACTGCGGCGCTGAGAACCAGTACTCTGACCTTTGCGAAAAGTGCGGCCGCGTCCCTGACCAGATACTGGAGCCCAAGTGCGCCATATGCGGCAGGCCGCCGGTCAAGAAGGAAAGCAAGCACTACTTTTTCAGGCTGTCAAGCTTTGGAGAGAAGTTGAAAGAATGGCTGTCAGCAAATCAGAACCTGCAACCCGAAGTCAGGAACTATGTCATCAACTGGATAAACGAGGGCCTTCAGGACTGGGACATCACCCGCGACCTCTCATGGGGCGTGCCGATACCGGGAGCAGAGGGCAAGGTGTTCTATGGCTGGTTTGACAACCACCTCTGCTACATTTCTTCGCTTGTAAAATTCATCAGCGACAAGAAGGGGGGCGACGGCAAAAAGTTCTGGAACGAATCTGACATTTACCATTTCATAGGCAAGGATATCGTTTATCATCACTATCTCTTTTTGCCCGCGATGCGCCTTGGAATCGACTCTGAATACAAGCTGCCAGACTACATACCCACAAGGGGCCACCTTATGCTGCAGAACCAAAAGATATCAAAGAGCAGGAACTGGTACATCGGGCTTCGCGATTTCACTTCTGCCTTTAACCCAGACTACCTGCGCTTCTACATTGCTTCTGTAGTCACATATTCGCAGGACGACCTGAATTTTGATTTTGACGCGTTCTATGAAAGGATAAACAACGAGCTCATCGCCAACGTCGGCAATTTTGTAAATAGGGCACTGTCATTTACACAAAAATCTTTTGGTGGCAAGGTGCCCGAGCCTGCAAACATTGACGACTCGCTTGGAAAAGAGCTGGCCGCAGCAGTTGACGAGGCAGGGTCGCTGTTGGCAGGCAACGAAATCGACAAGGCGCTCAAGAGAGTACTGAAATACAGCAGCTTTATGAACCAGTACTTCCAGGCAAATACGCCTTGGGCGAACAAGGACACTGCAAACACCACCCTGTATGTTTCGGTGAATGCGGTGCGGAGCTTGGCAATCCTGCTAGAGCCATTCATCCCATTCTCTTGCGAAAAAATATGGAGCCAGCTAAAGATGGGTGGCGGCAGCGTGCACGAGCAGGCGTGGGAATCAGCCAAGGATTTGCGGGCGGTTGCGCCGGGGCATGAGCTTGGCAAAGTCGAGCCCATCTTCCGCAAGATAGAAGCAAAGGAAATAGAGCAGTGGAAGAATAAGCTAGGCAAGCCATGA
- a CDS encoding pyridoxamine 5'-phosphate oxidase family protein, which yields MTKLIQAMPGMSEPVTEADVARLLESRLNLQLATLDEEGYPNIAPVMFYYDKDSGKMYVNADKRSRKVQNIRRNPDKIYYSIDDENYFYEGVKGRARATIIEDTQKNISILEKINLKYLGTLKHPVARELMENTRSGTYGTIEITPKFFSAWNLGKVQ from the coding sequence ATGACAAAGCTAATACAGGCCATGCCCGGCATGTCCGAGCCTGTCACTGAAGCTGATGTTGCAAGACTGCTTGAAAGCAGGCTTAACCTGCAGCTGGCGACGCTTGACGAAGAGGGTTATCCAAATATCGCTCCTGTCATGTTTTATTACGACAAGGATTCTGGCAAAATGTATGTTAATGCCGACAAGAGATCAAGGAAAGTTCAGAATATTCGTAGAAACCCTGACAAGATCTACTATTCCATCGATGATGAAAATTACTTCTATGAAGGGGTAAAGGGAAGGGCACGAGCAACCATTATCGAAGATACGCAAAAGAACATCTCTATCTTGGAGAAGATAAACCTGAAGTACCTAGGAACGCTTAAGCACCCGGTGGCAAGGGAGCTTATGGAAAATACCCGGAGCGGGACATATGGGACAATTGAAATTACGCCAAAATTCTTCTCTGCATGGAATCTTGGAAAGGTACAGTAA
- a CDS encoding mechanosensitive ion channel family protein yields MEVGDLATILPLLSIFSSLGMSFVFKDYIADLIATVVIKKTKDIKVGNRIKITNGGATTKGDIMEIGILRTTVMEVGDGERLPSVRTGRLIKVPNYMLISNPVMIYGDTIIDEVVSYIPRPYPDSQLLEESMKQAIINNGHGLIEVGLYQKDDRLVIHGVFEVKTSEMGDERSKILREFLIRSRQIGADSNSAGKDSQVQKPAGAQQQELLVEPKVTIPLQNIEKQD; encoded by the coding sequence ATGGAAGTAGGGGATCTTGCCACCATCCTGCCACTGCTGAGTATTTTTAGCTCGCTTGGCATGTCATTTGTCTTCAAGGATTACATCGCGGATCTCATTGCAACCGTTGTCATCAAAAAGACCAAAGACATCAAGGTGGGCAACAGGATCAAGATCACCAACGGCGGAGCCACCACAAAGGGAGACATTATGGAAATTGGCATACTGAGGACGACGGTGATGGAGGTTGGCGACGGCGAGCGTCTGCCATCCGTTCGCACGGGCAGGCTCATCAAGGTGCCAAACTACATGCTGATCAGCAACCCTGTCATGATCTACGGTGACACCATAATCGACGAGGTTGTGTCGTACATCCCACGCCCGTACCCCGACTCCCAGCTGCTTGAGGAAAGCATGAAGCAGGCAATAATCAACAACGGCCACGGCCTGATCGAGGTTGGATTGTATCAAAAAGATGACAGGCTTGTCATTCATGGCGTGTTCGAGGTGAAGACGAGCGAGATGGGAGACGAGCGCAGCAAGATCCTCAGAGAGTTTCTGATAAGAAGCAGACAGATAGGCGCCGATTCTAATTCTGCAGGAAAAGATTCGCAAGTGCAAAAGCCGGCAGGGGCGCAGCAGCAAGAGCTGCTGGTCGAGCCCAAGGTGACAATCCCGCTCCAGAACATCGAGAAACAGGACTAA
- a CDS encoding MBL fold metallo-hydrolase, whose translation MKVKVLGAAKEVGRSGFLVNCDHTNILMDYGVLLKREPIFPMHVKPKEVDAVVITHAHLDHSGFVPSLYLSGTSDIPALGTLPTFELSELLIEDMIKLSGFYLPFEYIDVMTMLKSSENLQYREPYMVNDAKVTLHESGHVVGGATVVVEHDGKKVFYTGDINTRGSKLLRPADLDFGEIDMMIIESTYSQTEQQPREEAEKDLIEYANDIVERGGTLFIPSFSVERAQEIACVLKAYNFKHKVVMDGMALKANQIMSRHQAFLRDPDMFKRAIGEAEWVQGWSRRKKVVNEPCAIISPAGMLVGGSAIFYTQQIAQSEKNGIALVSYQGEGTPGRMLLDKRVANFDGKITKCYADVRRFEFSGHNSRSELFEILDRVKGNPKVLTVHGDGPSCIKFAEEIREKYGYDAHAPDQGEVVEV comes from the coding sequence TTGAAAGTAAAGGTTTTAGGGGCGGCCAAAGAGGTCGGCCGCTCTGGATTTCTCGTAAATTGCGACCACACCAACATACTGATGGACTATGGCGTCCTTCTCAAGAGGGAGCCTATATTCCCGATGCACGTCAAGCCAAAAGAGGTAGACGCCGTAGTCATTACCCATGCACATCTCGATCATTCCGGCTTTGTGCCGTCGCTTTATCTGTCAGGCACGTCAGACATCCCAGCGCTCGGCACGCTGCCGACGTTTGAGCTGTCTGAATTGTTGATTGAAGACATGATCAAGCTATCAGGGTTCTACCTGCCGTTTGAATACATCGACGTCATGACCATGCTCAAGAGCTCCGAGAACCTGCAGTACAGGGAGCCGTACATGGTGAATGATGCCAAGGTGACGCTCCACGAATCGGGCCACGTTGTCGGCGGCGCGACGGTCGTGGTAGAGCATGACGGCAAGAAGGTGTTCTACACCGGCGACATCAATACCCGCGGCTCGAAACTGCTGCGGCCAGCCGATCTTGACTTTGGCGAAATTGACATGATGATAATAGAGAGCACGTACTCGCAGACTGAACAACAGCCACGCGAGGAGGCTGAAAAGGATCTCATCGAATACGCCAACGATATTGTAGAGCGTGGAGGAACGCTGTTCATCCCGTCGTTCTCGGTAGAGCGCGCGCAGGAGATAGCCTGTGTTCTTAAAGCCTACAATTTCAAGCACAAGGTCGTGATGGACGGCATGGCGCTAAAGGCGAACCAGATAATGAGCCGGCACCAGGCTTTCCTCAGGGACCCGGACATGTTCAAGCGCGCCATCGGTGAGGCAGAGTGGGTACAGGGATGGAGCAGGAGGAAGAAGGTGGTCAACGAGCCGTGCGCGATAATCTCTCCAGCAGGAATGCTGGTGGGCGGCTCTGCAATTTTCTATACGCAGCAGATAGCGCAGAGCGAAAAGAACGGCATTGCGCTCGTGTCGTACCAGGGAGAAGGGACGCCGGGCAGGATGCTCCTGGACAAGCGCGTCGCCAACTTTGACGGCAAGATAACAAAATGCTACGCTGATGTCAGGCGCTTTGAATTCTCCGGCCACAACAGCAGAAGCGAACTCTTTGAGATTCTAGACCGCGTCAAGGGCAACCCCAAGGTGCTGACGGTGCACGGCGACGGGCCTTCGTGCATCAAGTTTGCCGAGGAGATCCGCGAGAAATACGGCTATGATGCCCACGCGCCCGATCAAGGCGAAGTGGTCGAGGTTTGA